A stretch of Vigna angularis cultivar LongXiaoDou No.4 chromosome 4, ASM1680809v1, whole genome shotgun sequence DNA encodes these proteins:
- the LOC108329846 gene encoding ATP synthase subunit gamma, mitochondrial, with the protein MAMAAVLRREGRRLTQPINALHSSLISQDQAPHGSRSVSTQVVRNRMKSVKNIQKITKAMKMVAASKLRAVQTRAENSRGLWQPFTALLGDNPSADVKKNVVVTVSSDKGLCGGINSTSVKISRVLHKLNSGPDKETKYVILGEKAKAQLLRDSKKNIELSLTELQKNPLNYTQVSVLADDILKNVEYDALRIVFNKFHSVVSFLPTVSTILSPEVIEREAESGGKLGELDSYEIEGGETKSEILQNLAEFQFSCVMYNAVLENACSEQGARMSAMDSSSRNAGDMLDRLTLTYNRTRQASITTELTEIISGASALEG; encoded by the exons ATGGCAATGGCTGCTGTTCTGCGTCGCGAAGGGAGGCGTTTGACCCAACCAATCAACGCTCTCCATTCCTCTCTCATCTCTCA AGACCAAGCTCCTCATGGTTCGCGCTCCGTTTCCACCCAAGTAG TGAGGAACCGAATGAAGAGTGTGAAGAATATCCAGAAAATCACCAAGGCCATGAAGATGGTTGCCGCATCCAAGCTTCGAGCCGTTCAAACAAGAGCTGAAAATTCCCGTGGCCTCTGGCAACCATTCACTGCCCTTCTCGGTGACAATCCAA gtGCTGATGTTAAGAAGAATGTTGTTGTTACCGTTTCCTCGGACAAAGGTCTTTGTGGTGGAATCAATTCCACATCTGTCAAGATAAGCAGGGTTTTGCACAAATTGAATTCCG GGCCTGATAAAGAGACAAAATATGTCATACTGGGAGAGAAGGCTAAGGCTCAATTGTTACGTGACTCAAAGAAAAATATCGAGCTCTCCCTTACTGAATTGCAGAAGAATCCTCTGAATTATACTCAG GTGTCTGTCTTGGCAGATGACATTCTAAAGAATGTGGAGTATGATGCATTAAGGATTGTTTTCAACAAATTTCATTCTGTTGTTTCATTTTTGCCAACAGTGTCAACTATACTATCTCCTGAG GTTATCGAGAGAGAGGCTGAATCAGGAGGAAAGCTTGGGGAACTAGATTCATATGAGATTGAAGGTGGCGAGACAAAATCTGAAATTCTTCAGAATCTGGCTGAGTTCCAGTTTTCTTGt GTCATGTACAATGCGGTGTTGGAGAATGCTTGCAGTGAGCAAGGAGCAAGAATGTCAGCCATGGACAGCTCTAGTAGGAACGCTGGGGACATGCTTGATCGTCTCACCCTCACTTATAACAg